One segment of Ignavibacteriales bacterium DNA contains the following:
- a CDS encoding NHL repeat-containing protein, translating to MKNLLLLFTILCSGLFAQNFEYDTSFGDFKNASSFYITANGMIYVSDSGSDEIVLLDTLGNQLKTFGGYGWDENSFDNPTDVFADPLTIYVADKNNHAIKRFDKNLNYLSSLYKKESDNSEERFGYPLSCATSNQGDLYFIDSENSRIMKFDLYGNYKINFGGFDAGKYQLSDPTKLAISSSNNIFVIDGEDIIVYDDFGNGINRINIGQRINSIRILFDQLVLTINDEIYHIYLRSPDLNITKFNLSGIDVLTNIVSAILLNNNLYVLTSKDILIFNKVD from the coding sequence ATGAAAAACTTATTGTTACTATTTACCATTTTGTGTTCAGGCTTATTTGCACAGAATTTTGAGTACGATACATCATTTGGTGATTTTAAAAATGCATCATCATTTTACATCACCGCAAACGGAATGATTTATGTTTCCGATTCTGGTTCTGATGAAATAGTTCTGCTGGATACTTTGGGAAATCAACTAAAAACGTTTGGCGGATATGGTTGGGATGAAAATTCATTCGACAATCCTACCGATGTTTTTGCAGACCCACTAACAATTTATGTGGCAGATAAAAACAACCATGCCATTAAGCGCTTTGATAAAAATCTAAACTATTTATCTTCATTGTATAAAAAAGAAAGTGATAACTCAGAAGAACGATTTGGATATCCATTAAGTTGTGCTACTTCTAATCAGGGTGATTTATACTTTATCGATTCTGAAAATTCAAGAATAATGAAATTTGATCTTTACGGTAATTACAAAATTAATTTTGGCGGATTTGATGCAGGGAAATATCAGCTTTCAGATCCAACTAAACTTGCAATCTCTTCATCCAATAATATATTTGTTATCGATGGTGAAGACATTATCGTTTATGATGACTTTGGGAATGGGATTAACAGAATCAATATTGGTCAAAGAATAAACAGCATAAGAATACTTTTTGATCAATTAGTCCTCACAATCAATGATGAGATTTATCATATTTATTTAAGATCCCCTGATTTAAATATTACTAAATTTAATCTTAGTGGTATTGATGTATTAACAAATATAGTTTCTGCAATATTATTGAATAACAATCTTTACGTATTAACTTCAAAAGATATTTTGATTTTTAATAAAGTGGATTGA
- a CDS encoding energy transducer TonB encodes MSNQNVTRVSYSASVIFHLILLILFLVIFIPLKYTKDNAVELSFGILGGTGSSGSDGAAFDEVLEKSEPKEKDITKDKNLEVKEVELPKAKNTDVSDVSPAQKDKEVKKETVKQTEQRESNNSTGDKKGNINKGTGDFGFYFEGGGLGTRKILPGYPLPVYPDGVNKEIDIRLKFTIKPDGTVGSIFLLTKADTRLENAAINSLWQWRFEPLNANQVQNDQTAVIVFPYRLQ; translated from the coding sequence TTGTCCAATCAAAACGTAACGCGTGTTTCATACTCAGCTTCAGTAATATTTCATTTAATATTACTTATACTTTTTCTTGTGATTTTTATTCCATTAAAATATACCAAAGATAATGCAGTTGAATTATCGTTTGGAATATTAGGAGGTACTGGTTCTTCAGGATCAGATGGAGCAGCTTTTGATGAAGTATTAGAAAAATCTGAACCGAAGGAAAAAGATATCACGAAAGATAAAAATCTTGAAGTAAAAGAAGTTGAATTACCAAAAGCCAAAAACACTGATGTTAGCGATGTTAGTCCTGCACAAAAGGATAAAGAAGTAAAAAAGGAGACTGTAAAACAAACAGAGCAGCGGGAAAGTAACAATTCAACAGGTGATAAAAAGGGCAATATAAATAAAGGAACAGGTGATTTTGGTTTTTATTTTGAAGGTGGTGGATTAGGTACAAGAAAAATTTTACCTGGTTATCCGCTACCTGTTTATCCGGATGGTGTAAATAAAGAGATCGATATTAGACTAAAGTTCACAATCAAACCTGATGGTACTGTTGGATCAATATTTTTATTAACTAAAGCGGATACAAGATTAGAAAACGCTGCAATAAATTCTTTATGGCAATGGAGATTTGAACCGTTAAATGCTAACCAGGTTCAAAATGATCAAACAGCAGTTATTGTATTTCCTTATCGGCTGCAGTAG
- a CDS encoding DUF4199 domain-containing protein, which produces MINKKYLPTLVCGFAAAVLSTVPGIKNFSCCLLVPGAAAISILLDKKINPSNNQILMGKSLGFGFLTGLFATIFITTFEILLTYFTKSNDFVQNLPEIELTIRQWNLGAMMDESLKLIKSTAKEIGKNGFSFIYLLMILSSNFITNSIFGMIGGALGMSLANRKLREGDSGK; this is translated from the coding sequence ATGATAAATAAAAAATATCTTCCAACTTTAGTTTGCGGTTTTGCAGCTGCCGTTCTTTCAACTGTTCCGGGAATAAAAAATTTTAGCTGCTGTCTTTTAGTTCCAGGTGCTGCTGCAATTTCTATCCTATTGGATAAAAAAATTAATCCATCTAACAATCAAATTCTTATGGGTAAATCATTAGGATTTGGATTTTTAACTGGGCTATTTGCCACAATTTTTATTACAACTTTTGAAATACTTCTCACCTACTTTACTAAATCAAATGATTTTGTTCAAAATTTACCGGAAATCGAACTAACAATTCGCCAATGGAATCTAGGTGCCATGATGGATGAATCTTTAAAATTAATTAAATCAACTGCTAAAGAAATTGGAAAGAATGGATTCTCATTCATTTACCTGCTAATGATATTATCTAGCAATTTTATCACAAATTCTATTTTTGGAATGATAGGCGGCGCACTAGGAATGAGTTTAGCTAATAGAAAATTGCGAGAAGGTGATTCTGGGAAATGA
- a CDS encoding DUF2085 domain-containing protein, translating to MLTSKSTKRRFFRFTLSLFLTLWIIGFLSPCLDFNFLHQLYPFQKIIYSNVCHQNPAKSFICNNATFLVCARCSGIYFGALFSSLIMLLWNHSYNLKTKYLFLFSIPMLLDVILLTLEVYDYNKLVSSFTGFLFGSAVFAYILGGIENLLFTEQKNTNDK from the coding sequence TTGCTCACGTCTAAATCAACAAAAAGAAGATTTTTTAGATTTACTCTTTCGCTTTTTCTTACTCTTTGGATAATTGGTTTTCTATCTCCCTGTTTAGACTTTAATTTTCTTCATCAGCTTTATCCTTTTCAAAAAATAATTTATTCTAATGTCTGCCATCAAAACCCGGCAAAATCTTTTATTTGTAATAATGCAACCTTTTTAGTTTGCGCACGCTGCTCGGGTATTTATTTTGGAGCTTTGTTCAGCTCACTAATAATGCTCTTGTGGAATCATTCATACAATCTTAAAACCAAATATCTTTTTCTGTTTTCAATTCCGATGCTTTTAGATGTAATATTATTGACATTAGAGGTCTACGACTACAACAAATTGGTTTCAAGTTTTACCGGTTTTCTTTTCGGTTCAGCGGTATTTGCATATATTTTGGGTGGGATTGAAAATTTACTTTTTACAGAACAAAAAAATACAAATGATAAATAA